A region of Lycium barbarum isolate Lr01 chromosome 1, ASM1917538v2, whole genome shotgun sequence DNA encodes the following proteins:
- the LOC132643177 gene encoding peroxisomal membrane protein PMP22 yields the protein MSDILKEAWQKYLTGLQLHPLRTKAISAGVLVGCSDVIAQKISGVKRLQFRRILLLMLYGFAYSGPFGHFLHKLMDIIFQGKKGNTTVAKKVLLEQLTSSPWNNFFFMMYYGLVVEGRPWGLVKNKVRKDYPSIQLTAWKFWPIVGWINYQYMPLQFRVLFHSFVASCWAIFLNLKARSIAAKKD from the exons ATGTCTGATATCCTTAAAGAAGCTTGGCAAAAATATCTAACTGGACTGCAACTCCATCCTCTTAGAACGAAG GCAATCAGTGCTGGAGTTTTAGTTGGATGCAGTGATGTAATTGCCCAGAAGATTTCTGGGGTCAAAAGGCTTCAGTTCAGAAGAATACTTCTTCTAATG CTCTATGGATTTGCATATTCAGGACCCTTTGGGCATTTCCTGCATAAATTGATGGATATCATATTTCAAGGGAAGAAGGGTAACACAACAGTTGCTAAAAAG GTTTTGTTGGAACAGTTGACCTCATCTCCTTGGAACAACTTCTTTTTTATGATGTACTATGGCTTGGTTGTTGAAG GAAGGCCATGGGGTCTTGTGAAAAACAAGGTTCGGAAGGACTATCCCTCTATACAACTGACTGCATGGAAG TTTTGGCCAATTGTTGGCTGGATCAACTACCAGTACATGCCCCTGCAGTTCCGCGTTCTATTCCAcagctttgttgcttcatgcTG GGCAATTTTCCTGAATTTGAAGGCTAGATCAATAGCAGCTAAGAAGGACTGA
- the LOC132643136 gene encoding casein kinase 1-like protein 10 isoform X1, with protein MDSVIGGKFKLGRKIGSGSFGELYLGVNIQSGEEVAVKLESVKTKHPQLHYESKLYMLLQGGMGIPHLKWFGVEGEHSAMVIDLLGPSLEDLFNYCNRKFTLKTVLMLADQLINRVEYMHSRGFLHRDIKPDNFLMGLGRKANQVYVIDFGLAKKYRDLHTHKHIPYRENKNLTGTARYASVNTHLGVEQSRRDDLESLGYVLMYFLRGSLPWQGLRAGTKKQKYDKISEKKVLTPIEVLCKSYQSEFTSYFHYCRSLRFDDKPDYSYLKRLFRDLFIREGYQFDYVFDWTTLKYPQISSTSRGRQPNGRLPLNPGPSVERAEKTPVGQDIKDKFSGAVEAFARKNVSGTCFLGDRTRHRSSEHLSSSRDVQAGSERGRVSRTGSTSRRAVMSSSRPGSSGERTDNRAGRLGSSSGRLSTSQKTQPGFEAKSSSISRAAVAKGSRDNALRSFELLTIGTGRRK; from the exons ATGGATTCTGTGATTGGTGGTAAGTTTAAGCTTGGTCGAAAGATCGGTAGTGGATCTTTTGGGGAGCTTTATTTAG GGGTGAATATACAAAGTGGAGAAGAAGTTGCTGTTAAACTG GAATCAGTTAAAACGAAGCACCCTCAGCTACATTATGAATCAAAGTTGTATATGCTTCTACAAGGAGGAA TGGGAATCCCCCACCTCAAATGGTTTGGAGTTGAAGGTGAGCACAGTGCCATGGTTATTGATCTTCTTGGACCAAGTTTGGAAGACTTGTTTAACTATTGCAATAGGAAGTTCACATTGAAAACAGTCCTAATGCTGGCAGATCAGTTG ATTAATAGGGTTGAATATATGCATTCAAGAGGATTTCTTCATCGGGATATTAAGCCTGATAACTTCTTAATGGGTTTAGGGCGTAAAGCGAATCAG GTATATGTCATTGACTTTGGTCTTGCCAAGAAGTACAGAGATCTTCATACACATAAGCACATACCATACAG GGAAAACAAAAACCTCACAGGCACAGCTCGTTATGCAAGTGTTAACACCCATCTTGGAGTTG AACAAAGCAGAAGAGATGATCTAGAGTCTCTAGGCTATGTGCTTATGTATTTTCTGAGGGGAAG TCTCCCATGGCAAGGTCTGAGAGCTGGCACCAAAAAGCAGAAATATGACAAGATCAGCGAGAAGAAGGTCCTTACACCTATAGAG GTACTTTGCAAATCCTATCAATCAGAATTCACATCATATTTTCATTACTGCCGATCTTTGCGGTTTGATGACAAGCCAGATTACTCATACCTGAAGAGGCTTTTCCGTGACCTTTTCATAAGAGAAG GTTATCAATTTGACTATGTGTTTGACTGGACGACATTGAAGTATCCACAAATTAGCTCCACTTCAAGAGGACGG CAACCAAATGGGAGATTACCTTTGAACCCAGGACCATCTGTTGAAAGAGCGGAAAAGACCCCAG TGGGGCAGGACATTAAAGATAAGTTTTCTGGTGCTGTTGAGGCATTTGCTAGAAAGAATGTGTCTGGAACTTGTTTTCTGGGGGACCGTACGAGGCATAGATCTTCAGAACATCTATCATCCTCCAGAGATGTG CAAGCTGGTTCTGAAAGAGGCCGCGTGTCTCGCACCGGTAGCACATCGAGGAGGGCTGTGATGTCAAGCAGCCGACCAGGCTCCTCTGGTGAACGCACTGACAACCGTGCTGGTCGGTTGGGCTCAAGTAGCGGCCGACTCTCCACTTCGCAAAAAACACAACCCGGATTTGAAGCCAAATCATCGTCTATTTCTCGTGCTGCTGTTGCAAAAGGGAGCAGGGACAATGCCCTTAGGAGCTTTGAGCTGCTGACTATTGGCACAGGGAGAAGGAAATAA
- the LOC132643136 gene encoding casein kinase 1-like protein 11 isoform X2, protein MLLQGGMGIPHLKWFGVEGEHSAMVIDLLGPSLEDLFNYCNRKFTLKTVLMLADQLINRVEYMHSRGFLHRDIKPDNFLMGLGRKANQVYVIDFGLAKKYRDLHTHKHIPYRENKNLTGTARYASVNTHLGVEQSRRDDLESLGYVLMYFLRGSLPWQGLRAGTKKQKYDKISEKKVLTPIEVLCKSYQSEFTSYFHYCRSLRFDDKPDYSYLKRLFRDLFIREGYQFDYVFDWTTLKYPQISSTSRGRQPNGRLPLNPGPSVERAEKTPVGQDIKDKFSGAVEAFARKNVSGTCFLGDRTRHRSSEHLSSSRDVQAGSERGRVSRTGSTSRRAVMSSSRPGSSGERTDNRAGRLGSSSGRLSTSQKTQPGFEAKSSSISRAAVAKGSRDNALRSFELLTIGTGRRK, encoded by the exons ATGCTTCTACAAGGAGGAA TGGGAATCCCCCACCTCAAATGGTTTGGAGTTGAAGGTGAGCACAGTGCCATGGTTATTGATCTTCTTGGACCAAGTTTGGAAGACTTGTTTAACTATTGCAATAGGAAGTTCACATTGAAAACAGTCCTAATGCTGGCAGATCAGTTG ATTAATAGGGTTGAATATATGCATTCAAGAGGATTTCTTCATCGGGATATTAAGCCTGATAACTTCTTAATGGGTTTAGGGCGTAAAGCGAATCAG GTATATGTCATTGACTTTGGTCTTGCCAAGAAGTACAGAGATCTTCATACACATAAGCACATACCATACAG GGAAAACAAAAACCTCACAGGCACAGCTCGTTATGCAAGTGTTAACACCCATCTTGGAGTTG AACAAAGCAGAAGAGATGATCTAGAGTCTCTAGGCTATGTGCTTATGTATTTTCTGAGGGGAAG TCTCCCATGGCAAGGTCTGAGAGCTGGCACCAAAAAGCAGAAATATGACAAGATCAGCGAGAAGAAGGTCCTTACACCTATAGAG GTACTTTGCAAATCCTATCAATCAGAATTCACATCATATTTTCATTACTGCCGATCTTTGCGGTTTGATGACAAGCCAGATTACTCATACCTGAAGAGGCTTTTCCGTGACCTTTTCATAAGAGAAG GTTATCAATTTGACTATGTGTTTGACTGGACGACATTGAAGTATCCACAAATTAGCTCCACTTCAAGAGGACGG CAACCAAATGGGAGATTACCTTTGAACCCAGGACCATCTGTTGAAAGAGCGGAAAAGACCCCAG TGGGGCAGGACATTAAAGATAAGTTTTCTGGTGCTGTTGAGGCATTTGCTAGAAAGAATGTGTCTGGAACTTGTTTTCTGGGGGACCGTACGAGGCATAGATCTTCAGAACATCTATCATCCTCCAGAGATGTG CAAGCTGGTTCTGAAAGAGGCCGCGTGTCTCGCACCGGTAGCACATCGAGGAGGGCTGTGATGTCAAGCAGCCGACCAGGCTCCTCTGGTGAACGCACTGACAACCGTGCTGGTCGGTTGGGCTCAAGTAGCGGCCGACTCTCCACTTCGCAAAAAACACAACCCGGATTTGAAGCCAAATCATCGTCTATTTCTCGTGCTGCTGTTGCAAAAGGGAGCAGGGACAATGCCCTTAGGAGCTTTGAGCTGCTGACTATTGGCACAGGGAGAAGGAAATAA